In a single window of the Anguilla rostrata isolate EN2019 chromosome 4, ASM1855537v3, whole genome shotgun sequence genome:
- the nrl gene encoding neural retina-specific leucine zipper protein, with product MLTHITCKHTLTHSATMSSPPLPLPSLPPSPLAMEYLNDFDLLKFEVKPDTPPLLAPCSFPKSGPHNPSSPSYLSQATQDSSVSSTPYNSLPPSPTLSDTQPPPSSSSSSSTLSLSSSCSSLSIPLTVPSGYPSSLSSGSHGNPNSSPAPNADPAPGPTHGPTPASLEDLIWLAALQQQFGGGEGGAGQVSVLGSLGGAGGGVGERDRGPAGTFLGCEDAVEALLNSAAAAVSSQFPMLAQSSSASLQDSGSDSGGDSCSKTSDPCHRPPLLFLPPGTAPSLPSNTPGSAPYPQPPSPHSRLHHHHHHHHPHLPLHGHHHHHHHHHHLQLNQCGLEERFSDEQLVSLSVRELNRHLRGVSKDEVVRLKQKRRTLKNRGYAQSCRYKRLQHRHALESEKHVLTQQLEQLQCEFARVLRERDTYKARYEKLAGSSEAPPPHASRAASPPDYFL from the exons atgctaacacacatcACTTGTaagcacacactaacacactcagcAACCATGTCCTCCCCGCCTCTCCcgctcccctccctgcccccgaGTCCATTGGCCATGGAGTACCTCAACGATTTCGACCTGCTCAAGTTTGAGGTTAAGCCAGACACCCCTCCGCTGCTGGCCCCCTGTTCATTCCCCAAATCTGGCCCCCATAACCCCTCTAGCCCCTCCTACCTCAGTCAGGCCACCCAGGACTCCAGCGTGAGCTCCACCCCCTACAACtcgctgcccccctccccaacgcTTAGTGAcacccagccccctccctcctcctcctcctcttcctctaccctttctctctcctcttcctgctcatccctctctatccctctcaccGTCCCTAGTGGCTACCCTTCTAGCCTGAGCTCTGGTTCCCATGGCAACCCCAacagtagccccgcccccaatgctgaccccgcccctggccccacccacgGCCCCACCCCTGCCTCTCTGGAGGACCTGATCTGGCTGGCAGCATTGCAGCAGCagtttggagggggggaggggggggcggggcaggtgtCGGTGCTGGGGTCactgggcggggccgggggcggagtcggagagagagacaggggtcCTGCAGGGACCTTCCTGGGGTGCGAGGACGCTGTGGAGGCACTGCTCAATTCTGCAGCTGCCGCAGTCAGCTCAcag TTCCCCATGTTGGCTCAGAGCTCCAGTGCTAGCCTCCAGGACTCCGGCAGCGACAGCGGAGGTGACTCCTGCTCCAAAACCTCAGACCCCTGCCACCGCccgcccctcctcttcctccctcctggcaccgccccctccctcccctccaacaCCCCGGGCTCTGCCCcttacccacaaccccccagcccccacagcCGACtgcaccaccatcaccaccatcaccacccccacctccccctgcatggccatcatcatcatcatcaccatcatcatcatctccagCTCAACCAG tgCGGGCTGGAGGAGCGGTTCTCGGACGAGCAGCTGGTCAGCCTGTCGGTGCGGGAGCTGAACCGCCACCTCCGCGGCGTGAGCAAGGACGAGGTGGTGCGGCTGAAGCAGAAGCGGCGCACGCTGAAGAACCGCGGCTACGCGCAGTCCTGCCGCTACAAGCGGCTGCAGCACCGCCACGCGCTGGAGTCCGAGAAGCACGTCCTCACGCAGCAG ctggagcagctgcagtgtgagtTCGCTCGggttctgagagagagggacacctACAAGGCTCGCTACGAAAAGCTCGCCGGCTCCagcgaggctccgcccccacacgCCAGCCGCGCCGCCTCGCCGCCAGACTACTTCCTGTGA